The genomic window GCCCTGAAGCATTGTTCACCGCAAATAACGCATGCACCATCTGCGTTATCAAAACGCTCAGGATCTTAGGCATCAAGGTCCCCAAAGACATACTCCTGGTTGGCTTTGATGATGTCGATTTCTACACACTGCTCAATCCTCCCGTGACCACAATTCGCCAACCTGCCGCCGAGCTCGGACGCACCTCCGCCCGGCTCCTTCTGCAAAAGATCAGGAGCACGTCTTCTACCTCCAGCGCCAGAACTGTTCTTCCGGTCACGTTGATGGTTCGCGAGTCTTGCGGATGTCACAAAAAATAACGCCGGGTTCGCAGGAAAGATTCCGCATATCAGTTCATCAACTGGTCGTCTACAAACTGATATGCGAGACTAAAGAGGCACCGCACCACCAGGAGTGGTACCAGAACCTCACCCTGCTATCCGGCGCGGAAACCAAAGCCTAACTTGGACTTCGATTTCCATTCCACCTCCCGTTTAGTCGGGCCTGTAGCTCAACGGTTAGAGCAGGGGACTCATAATCCCTTGGTTGGGGGTTCAAATCCCTCCGGGCCCACCATTACGACTGACAAAAGCATGGGGACCGATTACTGTTTGACCGTGAAGCAGAAACTCAAATTCCTTACTCATCAAGCGTTTTTCCACGTCTAAATTGGGACCCGCGAGCGTTTAGCCGCCTGCACTCAGCAGGATTCGCAGGTCGCGGAGATTATTGCCAGTTGCCCCCGTCGAGATCGTTGCTCCCATACGTTCCAAAAAGCTATAAGAGTCGAACTCCTGTAATGATTTCGCCGCATCTCTTACATCCCCTCTTACATTCCCGGACACGCCATGCAGCGTTTGCTCATCCACAACACCCCCTGCCGCCGGGCTGTTGCCATCGATTCCATCCGATCCTGCTGAGAGAACGACCGTCGAAGCGTCTGCAGCCTCCAGCAGGGTTGCCGCATAGAGGCTGAAGTGCTGGTTACGTCCGCCTAAACCGAATGAGCCTCGTTTCGTTCCACTGGGCAGCTTTACCGTCACTTCGCCAGAAGAGATCAGGCAGACTCGTAGATAAATGCTCCTCAGACTGCGAATGCGGTCGATCAGATATTCCGCCGCTTTGCGATAGTCCCAATCGTCGCAGGTGTTGTCTATCACAACGTGAAATCCTAGTTCCTCCGCTCGTATCCGCGCGGCCTCAGCCAGATGGTCGGAGGTCAGCAGGGTGATTGCCCTTGCGGTGAAGCTTTCAGGCTTGGGAGTCTCTGAAAGATCCGGACGATCAAAAAATTGCCGTACGGAACGAGGGAACCGGCTTTGCAAGTCATATCGAGCCAGAATCTCGCGGCACTGCTTGATGGTCGAGGTATCATGCAGAGTCGGGCCCGAGGCGAGAGCGTCGAGATGTTCAGGAGGAACATCTGAAATAAACAATGAGAGGCTTGCGATTCCGCGTGCCGCCAGGGCAAGGCGCCCCCCCTTGACTGCCGAGAAATGCTTGCGAAGGCAGTTGATCTCCGCGATGGAGGCCCCGCTGTGAACAAGCTCGCGATAGAAGCTTTTTATGTCCTCCAGGGAGATAGAAGAGTCGAGGGGAAGCTCCATCATGGCGGAGCCGCCACCGCTGATGAGGAAGAGAACCAAGGTCTCGGAAGCGGTAGCTTCGTCCTTCCGCAGATCGTGCAGCATCTGGAGCGCAGCCTGTGCTCCAGCCTGTGAGGCTTCATTCGGCAGCGGATGGCCGCCTTGAAAGAACTGGAAGCCCGGCGGTAGAGTTGGTGGTTGTTCACCGGCAACCAGCACGCCAGATACGTCGTATTGGAACCATGGCTCCAGGCAGGTCAGCAGCGCGGTCAGCATGGCGATAGAAGCCTTGCCGACGGAGATAACTCGAATGTGCTTTAGATGATCGAGTTCAATTGGCTCAATCCCCTGGACGAGAAGTTTGCGGTTACCTTTTTCATTGCGGACATGGATAGCTTTCGCAAAAGCACGCTCGATGCTACAGTCCGCTACCGATTGCTGAAAGATGCTCTGAGCTACGTCTCGCAACATAGAGGTCGTCACCTTAGAAAGCTCCCTGAAACCTATGAGAACATCTGCTCGACTCCAAATAGGCCCTGGGGGATGACCCAACATACTCTGTTCGCAGCCTCTAGCTAAAGGCCAAAGGCGCTGCGAACTGCAGCCAGCGCCATGGCAATCTCGGCATCACCATGAGCGGTTGAGACAAATGCGGCCTCGAACTGCGAGGGTGGCAGCCAGATTCCCTGCTCCATCATGGAGCGGTGAAAATGGCCAAAGGCTTCGGTATCAGAAGTCGCTGCGCTGGCGAAGTCGGTCACGGCGTTCGGCGTAAAGAACAAGGTGAACATCGAGCCTACGCGGTTTACCGTGAGCGAGACCCCTGCTTCGCGGGCGATGGCGGCAACGCCTTCTGCGATGGCGGTCGTCGTTTTTTCAAGCAATGGATAGATTGTGTCCTGCTTTGCGATCAGCTCCTGCAAGGTGGCGATTCCTGCAGCCATTGCCAGCGGATTTCCACTGAGCGTTCCGGCCTGATAGACCGGGCCAAGCGGCGCGAGGTAGTCCATGATGTCGGCGCGGCCACCGAAGGCTCCGCAGGGCAGACCGCCGCCGATGATCTTGCCCAGCGTGGTGAGGTCGGGAGTGATGCCGTAGAGCTGCTGCGCTCCGCCGAGCGAGAGACGGAAGCCCGTCATCACCTCGTCGAGGATGAGCAATGCACCGTTCTTCTTCGTCAGCGCGCGCAGGCCTTCGAGATAGCCGGGCGCCGGAGCAATGGTTCCGGCATTACCGACGACCGGCTCCACGATGACACAGGCGATTGCGTCAGGATACGCAGCAAATGTCGCCTCGACCGCAGCCAGGTCGTTGAAGGGCAGCGCCAGCGTATGCTGCGCCGTCTCGGCCGGAACGCCTGCCGAGCCGGGAATACCCAGCGTCGCCACACCGGAGCCAGCCTTGACCAGCATGGCGTCGGAGTGGCCGTGGTAGCAGCCTTCGAACTTGATGATGAAGTTGCGACCGGTAAAGCCGCGAGCAAGACGGATGGCGGACATGCAGGCTTCGGTGCCGGAGCTGACGAAGCGCAGCTTTTCGATCGAGGGAAAACATTGCGTCACCAACTCCGCCAGATCGGCCTCTGCCGCTGTGGACGCGCCAAAGCTGGCACCGCGCGCCGCCGCCTGCTGGATGGCTTCGACCACTGGTGGAAAGGCGTGGCCGAGGATCATCGGCCCCCAGGAGCCGAAGAAGTCCAGGTAGCGATTGCCATCGGCGTCGAACAGGTAAGCGCCCTCGGCACGGGTCACAAAGGGAGGTTCCCCACCAACCGCACGGAACGCGCGGACAGGCGAATCAACGCCTCCGGGAAGAAGTTTTTCTGCTCGTTGTTGCAACTGGCGGGATTTGACGTGAGAAATGGGCATCTGCTTCAGTATAAAAGCCGAAACAAAAGACAAACGAAGGCTGTTTTATAGGGACTTATCCTCATCCTGCTAGACTGAAACTCTTCATATTCAAGCGATAATAACCATGGAGCACGACTTTGCCGGACGAGGCTTTCCCTATGCACGCCACAACACTAACGGATGAAACCGCGCCGGACCAGCGGTCAACAGGGCTAGCTGCCGCGGAACCTTCTGCCGCGGCCAAGGCAGACCGCAAGAGAGGCACAGCCTCAAAAAAATCGGCCAAAGCGACGGAGCCCGCCGGAAAGCGCATCTCGACCGCGAAGAAAAGCATTAGCTACGCTGATGCGGGCGTCGATATCACCAGCGCCGAGCGCAGCAAACAGCGCATCAAGATGCTGGCGCGCAAGACCTTTAACCGGCAGGTACTCAGCGAGATCGGCGGCTTCGGCGGCCTGTTCGCGCTCGATCTGGAGAAGTATCCTAATCCCGTGCTGGTATCAAGCGCCGACGGCGTAGGCACCAAGCTCAAAGTTGCCTTCGAACTGGGCATTCACCATACGGTCGGTCAGGACCTCGTCAACCACTGCGTCAACGACATCGCCGTGCAGGGCGCGACACCGCTGTTCTTCCTCGATTACCTCGCCACCGGAAAGCTCGACAACGCCATCATCGAGACCGTAGTGCAAGGCATCAGCGAGGCCTGCCGCGCCAATGGCTGCGCTCTGATCGGCGGCGAGACGGCACAGATGCCGGGCTTCTATGCTGACGGCGAGTACGACCTGGCCGGAACCATCATCGGCGCGGTAAACCGCGACAAGATCATCACCGGCGACACCATTCAGGTGGGGGATGTGCTGGTAGGGCTGCCGTCCAACGGGCTGCATACCAATGGATATTCGCTGGCGCGCAAGCTGCTGTTTGAAGAGGCAAAGTATTCGCCCGACCACTACGTCAACGAGCTGAAGGACAAGGCCGGAGCGGCGCTGATGCGCACCCATCGCAGCTATCTCGCCATCATCAAGAAGCTGACGGGAGCTGAGGTCGTCAGCGGCATGGCCCACATCACGGGCGGCGGCATTACAGAAAATCTGCCGCGCATTCTGCCCAAGGGCATGGGTGCTGTGGTCGATCTGGCGTCGTGGCAGGTGCCACCGCTGTTCGAGCATCTGCAGGCGCTGGGCAATGTGGAACAGGACGAGATGCTTCGCACCTTCAACATGGGCATCGGCCTGATCGCGGCGATTCCGGCGGAGAAAATCAAGAAGGCGAAGGCTATTCTGAACCGCGCCAACGAGCGGCATGTCATCATCGGGCGCGTCGTTCGCGGCGAGCGCAAGGTCAGCTACAACTAGGTTTGAGTGCAGCGTAAGCGCAATCGGCGGCATCCAACACCATAGGCACCATCGGTGTGGTGCTTGCCGTGCATTCAACTTGACGCAGCATAACCAGATAAAAGAGGCTTGGAGTGAAACGGCTTGGAATCCTGCTATCCGGACGTGGGTCGAACTTTCTTTCGATTGCCAAGGCTATCAATGAACATCGCCTGTTGGGCGCGAAGATTGCGGTGGTGCTCTCGAACCGCGAAGACGCGGGCGGCCTCGATGCGGCGCGGGAGCTGAAGATTCCCGCCTTCTGCGTTCCTTCCGCCGGGCGCAAGCGGGCCGAACACGATGCGGAGATGGTGGCGCGGCTGCATCAGCATCGCGTCGATCTAGTCTGCCTGGCGGGCTACATGCGTGTGCTGACGGCGGATTTCGTGCGCGCTTTTCCTGACCGAATTCTCAATATTCACCCGTCGCTGCTGCCAGCTTTTCCCGGGCTCGATGCGCAGGGGCAGGCGCTGGAGTATGGCGCCAAGGTCGCGGGATGCACCGTGCACTTCGTCGACGAGGCGGTCGATCACGGCGTCATCATTCTGCAAAAGACGGTGCCGGTCAAAGACGAGGACACTGCCGAGACGCTGTCGGCGCGGGTGCTGCAACAGGAGCATGCTGCTTATCCCGAGGCGATTGCCCGCGTGCTCAGCGGCGAATACGCCTTCAGCGAGCGGCGCTACCTTCGCCGCCTTAAATAAGGCCGCTGCTTAGGCCGGCTCTCCGGTCTGACTCTGCTGATCCTTCGCGTCGCTCAGCGTGACCTTCACATCCATACGCTTCTGGCCGCGGAAGATCGTCAGCGTGACAACGTCTCCAGCGTGATGGCTGTTCATCGCAGCGGAGAGATCCTGCGCGTTGGCGATGTCCTGTCCATCCATGCCGACGATCAAATCGCCGCCAATCATCACCGGAATGTTGCCCATATAGGCGCGCTGGGTGCCGCCGCGAAGACCAGCGCGGGCTGCCGCGCCACCGGGAATGACGTGGTCGATGAGGATGCCGTAGTTCGCAGGCAGGCCCAGTTGCTGGGCGATGTCAGGGCCGATGGGCAGGGTCACGATATCGAGCGAAGGACGGCGCACATAGCCATACTTCTCGAAGTCGCTCAGGACGGCTTTGGCTGTGTCGATGGGAATGGCAAAGCCGACGCCGGAGCTTTGGTCCGCGCCGTTGCTGGCGATCATGGTGGTGATCCCGATGACCTCGCCGCGCGAGTTCAGGAGTGGGCCGCCGGAGTTTCCGGGATTGACGGAGGCGTCGGTCTGAATGGCATCCTCAATGGGGTTCTGCTCCGGCCCGCGAATGGAGCGGATGGCGGAGATGATTCCGCGTGTCATGGTGCCCTGCAACCCGAACGGATTGCCGATGGCATAGACTCGCTGGCCTACGACCAGTCCTTGAGAAGAAGCTAGGGTTGCCGGGGTGAGGTTGGGCGCGTTGTCGATCTTCAATAGCGCCAGATCGTGGCCTTTATCCACCGCAAGCACCCGGGCCTTGTAGGTGTGCTTGTTCGAGAGCTTCACTTCGACGCGCTGCGCATTGTTGATAACGTGATTGTTCGTGAGGATCAGGCCGTCCTTGTTGAGGATGAAGCCCGAGCCCTGGCCTTGCTGCGGCACCGGACCGTAGAAGAAGTCGAAGGCCACCGCCGTTGACGTGATGTTGACGACCGATGGCAAAGCTTTCTTGTAGACGGCGATGTTCTGCTGCTCCTCTGAGTCAAAGGCAGGCGCTGCGGCGGCCTCCGTCAGTTCGAGCGTGCCCATGGGGCCTCTCACCATGGCAGGGCTCACATCGGGCGCTGTCGCTCTGGTGAAGACGTGATGCACCCAGGGCGCGAAGGCTCCGGAGGACGCGACGTGCGTCGTCAGATAGTAGAAGCCGGAGAGCAACAGAATGACCAGAAGAACGGGACGCAGTTTCATCATGGAGACCCTTGGTTCCTTTATGCCGAGCGTATCGGCTGTCTGCTGTAATTGTAGCGAGACGAGGCTGATTCAGCACGAGCAGCCGACGTGCGATATCTTTACCGTGCTGCGATGCGCAGAATCGGCCACAGTTGATCGACCTGCCATTCCAACTCGGTGACGGCGCCGTCGTTGGTGAGCACGTAGTCGCAGAGAGCCATCTTTTGCTCGTCCGGCATCTGGCGGGCCAGCCTTCGCCGGGCCTCCTGCTCGAACTCCGCGATCTGTTCGGCTGACGGCGTTGTGTCACCGATACACCGGCTCACGAAGCGGGCAATTTTTACGTCCTCGGGTGCCGTCACCAGAATGAGGCGGTCGAACCGCTGCTGCCAGTCCGCACCGTTGCCATGGGCTGCTTCGATGATCAATGCCGACTCGACCATTACCACCGCAGCAGGGTTGCGCCGTGCAATGTCTTCGACAAGTTCTCGCTGGCGCGCGATCACGGCGGGGTGGACGATTGCGTTCAGTTCGTCGGC from Granulicella sp. L56 includes these protein-coding regions:
- the coaE gene encoding dephospho-CoA kinase (Dephospho-CoA kinase (CoaE) performs the final step in coenzyme A biosynthesis.), which produces MASQQRRTSDMLRVGLTGSLGSGKSTAAKLFAAHGAQVLQSDAIGRELMEPGQAVYTKIVSHFGDKVVLPDGRLDRPALANLAFAEGKADELNAIVHPAVIARQRELVEDIARRNPAAVVMVESALIIEAAHGNGADWQQRFDRLILVTAPEDVKIARFVSRCIGDTTPSAEQIAEFEQEARRRLARQMPDEQKMALCDYVLTNDGAVTELEWQVDQLWPILRIAAR
- a CDS encoding S1C family serine protease, translated to MKLRPVLLVILLLSGFYYLTTHVASSGAFAPWVHHVFTRATAPDVSPAMVRGPMGTLELTEAAAAPAFDSEEQQNIAVYKKALPSVVNITSTAVAFDFFYGPVPQQGQGSGFILNKDGLILTNNHVINNAQRVEVKLSNKHTYKARVLAVDKGHDLALLKIDNAPNLTPATLASSQGLVVGQRVYAIGNPFGLQGTMTRGIISAIRSIRGPEQNPIEDAIQTDASVNPGNSGGPLLNSRGEVIGITTMIASNGADQSSGVGFAIPIDTAKAVLSDFEKYGYVRRPSLDIVTLPIGPDIAQQLGLPANYGILIDHVIPGGAAARAGLRGGTQRAYMGNIPVMIGGDLIVGMDGQDIANAQDLSAAMNSHHAGDVVTLTIFRGQKRMDVKVTLSDAKDQQSQTGEPA
- a CDS encoding glycerate kinase, whose product is MTTSMLRDVAQSIFQQSVADCSIERAFAKAIHVRNEKGNRKLLVQGIEPIELDHLKHIRVISVGKASIAMLTALLTCLEPWFQYDVSGVLVAGEQPPTLPPGFQFFQGGHPLPNEASQAGAQAALQMLHDLRKDEATASETLVLFLISGGGSAMMELPLDSSISLEDIKSFYRELVHSGASIAEINCLRKHFSAVKGGRLALAARGIASLSLFISDVPPEHLDALASGPTLHDTSTIKQCREILARYDLQSRFPRSVRQFFDRPDLSETPKPESFTARAITLLTSDHLAEAARIRAEELGFHVVIDNTCDDWDYRKAAEYLIDRIRSLRSIYLRVCLISSGEVTVKLPSGTKRGSFGLGGRNQHFSLYAATLLEAADASTVVLSAGSDGIDGNSPAAGGVVDEQTLHGVSGNVRGDVRDAAKSLQEFDSYSFLERMGATISTGATGNNLRDLRILLSAGG
- the hemL gene encoding glutamate-1-semialdehyde 2,1-aminomutase is translated as MPISHVKSRQLQQRAEKLLPGGVDSPVRAFRAVGGEPPFVTRAEGAYLFDADGNRYLDFFGSWGPMILGHAFPPVVEAIQQAAARGASFGASTAAEADLAELVTQCFPSIEKLRFVSSGTEACMSAIRLARGFTGRNFIIKFEGCYHGHSDAMLVKAGSGVATLGIPGSAGVPAETAQHTLALPFNDLAAVEATFAAYPDAIACVIVEPVVGNAGTIAPAPGYLEGLRALTKKNGALLILDEVMTGFRLSLGGAQQLYGITPDLTTLGKIIGGGLPCGAFGGRADIMDYLAPLGPVYQAGTLSGNPLAMAAGIATLQELIAKQDTIYPLLEKTTTAIAEGVAAIAREAGVSLTVNRVGSMFTLFFTPNAVTDFASAATSDTEAFGHFHRSMMEQGIWLPPSQFEAAFVSTAHGDAEIAMALAAVRSAFGL
- the purM gene encoding phosphoribosylformylglycinamidine cyclo-ligase gives rise to the protein MHATTLTDETAPDQRSTGLAAAEPSAAAKADRKRGTASKKSAKATEPAGKRISTAKKSISYADAGVDITSAERSKQRIKMLARKTFNRQVLSEIGGFGGLFALDLEKYPNPVLVSSADGVGTKLKVAFELGIHHTVGQDLVNHCVNDIAVQGATPLFFLDYLATGKLDNAIIETVVQGISEACRANGCALIGGETAQMPGFYADGEYDLAGTIIGAVNRDKIITGDTIQVGDVLVGLPSNGLHTNGYSLARKLLFEEAKYSPDHYVNELKDKAGAALMRTHRSYLAIIKKLTGAEVVSGMAHITGGGITENLPRILPKGMGAVVDLASWQVPPLFEHLQALGNVEQDEMLRTFNMGIGLIAAIPAEKIKKAKAILNRANERHVIIGRVVRGERKVSYN
- the purN gene encoding phosphoribosylglycinamide formyltransferase; amino-acid sequence: MKRLGILLSGRGSNFLSIAKAINEHRLLGAKIAVVLSNREDAGGLDAARELKIPAFCVPSAGRKRAEHDAEMVARLHQHRVDLVCLAGYMRVLTADFVRAFPDRILNIHPSLLPAFPGLDAQGQALEYGAKVAGCTVHFVDEAVDHGVIILQKTVPVKDEDTAETLSARVLQQEHAAYPEAIARVLSGEYAFSERRYLRRLK